From Triticum aestivum cultivar Chinese Spring chromosome 4A, IWGSC CS RefSeq v2.1, whole genome shotgun sequence, a single genomic window includes:
- the LOC123084649 gene encoding putative disease resistance protein RGA4, whose amino-acid sequence MAFGAFTTIASVFGDINVCREFFSWITPGIIAARNQLLDQDNTVVQHHIHEVREQRRQLENDLWKLRTTITPKMLDLIDRLEWQSHRKQAADLLPHTKDAVYDAEDLLDEFDYHAIKLGVEQSKNSGQDHMEGVFLQFYNSIKECGHFNKVKEIQVKLDHIYKQSRDLSLHQAPQKFDRSVRPETCSFSEEPQIFGREKELEELVQKLGVLVRKRGRTDGEERMTELPVLPIVGMGGVGKTTMAQQICSDAKVKAHFDCIIWTCVSDDFGIKTLAREILQHLGQQTPSDNLNILMTNLASCVKSKKFLLVLDDMWDDILKQGESIWKRFCKPLENGLQGSMVLVTTRSPEVANLVGTMRHYELAGLCFLPDAVFWEFFKLCAFGSSSPPNYLELECIGKAILPKLKGSPLAAKTLGRLLHRGLNTTHWKYILESELWQLEQHATDILPALRLSYMYLPPHLKRCFSICAMYPKDYIFEKEVLVDIWIAQGYAEPQDASFCFDDLASRSFFSRVSKKTELKSICNKKKLRSLVCNEYYSSSRKFVVVIDAWFRQLLKIRVLSFKLSRVTQLPESIGNSKHLRYLCLFARSTKLSTLPSSIRFLHQLKTVEARECVFERFPQGFGDLISLQKIKSRAFDYSKDHTGKLCLKWTYIDRISGENHIQMMEELPHWNLQHLEIDHYQGGFFPSWLQSNLLPRMGSSPALEQLQIENCPDLRSIAVSVNVAQTKHRL is encoded by the exons ATGGCCTTTGGAGCATTCACAACGATTGCTAGTGTATTCGGCGATATCAATGTGTGTCGTGAATTCTTTAGCTGGATCACACCGGGCATCATAGCAGCTAGAAATCAGCTGCTAGACCAAGACAATACAGTTGTGCAGCACCATATTCATGAGGTGAGGGAGCAGCGTCGGCAGCTAGAGAATGACCTTTGGAAGCTCCGGACGACTATAACGCCCAAGATGCTTGATCTCATTGACCGCCTCGAGTGGCAGAGTCATAGGAAGCAGGCAGCTGACCTCCTCCCACATACCAAGGATGCAGTCTATGATGCTGAGGACCTCCTCGATGAGTTTGATTATCATGCTATCAAGTTGGGGGTTGAGCAGAGCAAGAATTCTGGGCAAGATCACATGGAAGGTGTTTTTCTACAGTTCTACAACAGTATCAAGGAGTGTGGCCACTTCAACAAAGTGAAGGAAATACAAGTTAAGCTAGATCATATATATAAACAGTCCAGGGATTTGAGCTTGCATCAAGCACCACAGAAGTTTGACAGATCTGTCAGGCCAGAAACATGTTCTTTCTCCGAGGAGCCACAAATATTTGGTCGTGAGAAAGAACTAGAGGAGTTGGTGCAAAAGCTAGGAGTACTTGTGCGCAAGAGAGGCAGGACCGATGGTGAAGAAAGAATGACGGAATTGCCTGTGTTGCCAATAGTTGGCATGGGGGGTGTCGGAAAGACAACTATGGCCCAACAAATCTGTAGTGATGCAAAGGTGAAAGCACATTTTGACTGCATAATTTGGACATGTGTTTCAGATGATTTTGGCATAAAGACGTTAGCAAGAGAGATTTTGCAGCACTTGGGACAACAAACACCATCTGATAATTTGAATATCCTTATGACAAATCTAGCTAGTTGTGTCAAGTCGAAAAAGTTCTTGCTTGTCCTTGATGACATGTGGGATGATATCTTGAAACAAGGAGAGTCGATATGGAAGAGATTTTGTAAACCTTTGGAAAATGGCCTTCAGGGAAGTATGGTTCTGGTCACCACTAGATCTCCCGAGGTTGCTAATCTAGTTGGCACCATGAGACACTATGAATTAGCGGGTTT GTGCTTCTTGCCTGATGCTGTTTTCTGGGAGTTCTTCAAACTATGTGCATTTGGATCCAGTAGTCCTCCCAACTACCTAGAGTTGGAGTGCATTGGTAAAGCTATACTCCCAAAGTTGAAGGGTTCTCCTTTGGCCGCCAAAACTCTTGGGCGCTTGTTGCATAGGGGACTAAACACAACACATTGGAAATATATATTGGAAAGTGAGCTGTGGCAATTAGAACAACATGCGACTGACATTTTGCCTGCCCTTCGACTGAGCTATATGTACCTACCACCGCATTTGAAGAGATGCTTCTCAATTTGTGCAATGTATCCCAAGGATTACATATTTGAAAAGGAGGTTTTAGTCGATATTTGGATAGCACAAGGGTATGCGGAACCTCAAGATGCATCCTTTTGCTTTGATGACCTTGCAAGTCGGTCCTTTTTCAGTAGAGTATCTAAGAAGA CTGAATTGAAGAGCATATGCAACAAGAAAAAATTGCGGTCTCTGGTTTGCAATGAATATTATAGCAGTTCAAGAAAATTTGTTGTGGTGATTGACGCTTGGTTCAGGCAACTCCTGAAAATCCGTGTATTGAGTTTTAAGCTTTCTAGAGTAACACAGCTACCTGAGAGCATCGGCAATTCAAAACATTTGCGTTACCTTTGTTTATTCGCAAGGTCTACAAAATTGAGCACCCTTCCATCATCAATTCGTTTCCTACATCAGCTGAAAACTGTAGAAGCTCGGGAATGTGTATTTGAAAGGTTTCCTCAAGGCTTCGGTGACCTCATCAGTTTACAGAAAATTAAATCAAGGGCCTTCGATTATAGTAAGGACCATACTGGCAAACTCTGTCTAAAATGGACCTACATTGACAGAATTAGTGGTGAGAACCACATACAGATGATGGAAGAACTACCTCATTGGAATCTCCAACATTTGGAAATAGACCACTACCAAGGTGGATTTTTTCCTAGCTGGCTCCAGTCTAATCTCCTGCCAAGG ATGGGGAGTTCTCCAGCATTGGAGCAACTGCAGATTGAGAATTGCCCAGACTTGAGGTCCATTGCTGTTTCAGTTAATGTTGCTCAGACAAA GCACCGTCTCTGA